The sequence TGCGCCAGGTGTTATGGAGTTATTACGCAAATACCGTGACTGTTTGTTTATGGTAGTATTGCATTGCCTTGTACTTCCTGCTTTCCTGTTCCAACCTCTGACCTGGATGAAGTTACACAGTTCAACATGATTCCTCAAACCGACAGCTTACTGTGTCTTGATTTCTTTACATGAAACATGGTGTTAGAAGTGGGATAGATTCAGGACTGGGCACAGCAGCTTTGGGATACCGCACAGGTTCGTGAGACTGTTCTTTGTGGATTTTCTGACATTTGAGAGCTCAGAGGCGTAAACATGGCAGCCATGAATTGCATTCCTCCCCCTGAGGGCACGAGAATCACTGGGGATTGGAGCAGCGATTGGGATACTTTCAGAGCTGGGTTTGAAGATTATTCCCTGGCTACGGGGTTGAATGAGAAATCTGCAGCAGCGCAAGCAGCAACTCTGAGGAGAATCCTGGGCAGTGAATGTAGGCCTGTATATAAACCCTTAAGGACAATCGGcagcccctaaacccattgaaaacaatgcattttgagcccgtacattagAAGACTGCATTGGCGTGGCgtgggcgcgggcggtcttgctggggttgcTGGGGGGAGCAGgcagtcaggcactgtacctgtgggtcccggtaatccctcGCAAACCCGCAAAGGCTGCGTTcccgctgctcccttacaggaacaaaacggagtcacgcgatgtgacgtcacttcccgtgactccaccttgttcctgggcggagcaagagaagagacgctgtgagggagcaactcaagggcagccttgcgggactgagcgggaaatctgcagttcaggtaaggaggtgggcttgaCTGGCCACAAAGGTGgtgggagcggaacacccacattgcgggagcgggcgggattgggcaaaaaatcagcgggagcgggattaaaaaatcCGTCCCGCGCGGAGCTCACTGACAGACGTATGAAAGTTATGGGCCAGGACAGACGGCAGACCGACAGCATAAACATTGCAATGCAGCGACACCAAATAAACAAACAGTCACAGTATTTGCATAATGACTCCATAACACCAGGCTCGTGGATACATCAGATCCCTTGTGCTGCTGTTTCAACTTGCAGCCTCTAGTGGCCCCCCgggacccggaggattcggttGTTGCGTTTCTCGGGTCGAACCCAGTTATGGTGATAACTAAGACGCTGTTCAGAAGAATCATTCGCCAGTCTCAAGTACTCTTTACAGCAATATCTGTGTTTATTGGATAATATCTTTTAACAAGGACCAATCACAGCTGTACGCAGACAGGTGGTCTCTGGAATGGACCCCCAACACAAGTTTCATAGGCTTTTTATCAGCcaatcatttacacatttgATACAGACGTCACAGCAACGCAGACGACAGACTTTTTGGGTAGAGATCCCatctatttactatttaaatctattaaaaaaaaccttagccCGTTAACCATTTCCTTACCTAACGCTATTACTACAAATAAAAGCATATCGAATAACTGATTATAAAAGctgaatataaaaatgtgtcGCTCTATTCTATCAGCACGCAGTGAAATACTTTGGAATCCTTCAAAAAACTGACTCCCGGCACACATTAAAGAAACAAGTAGTATGAGGCGCTCTGTTAACTCTTTAAACACCGTTCTATGGGTTTATATAACGTATAGAACTGTAACGATCACGCTTACCAAGGAATTGGGgccaaatgcaataaaaaaagtttttaacagTCAATATCGCAAGAAATCCATCACATCATCCAATTCATTTTATTGGCCCCattgaattatatattatggatACTAAATGTAAAAGGGGCCGCTCATAACTAACGTTTACATTTTACTTTCTACCAAATAAAATCCTTCCTGCTTCTTTCTGTGTAACGTCTTAGAATGAAATAAATCCCCAGAGTTAATgttaaaaatttatatttagttatttataaCTTGGCAGAGATAGATTTTAAGATGGGGAGTTAAATAGCTCTGGTGCAGAAGGGGTTATTAAGTTGCTTTGTAACCAATCAGATTTCCCTTCTCTGAGCTGTCACTGGTTACCAGGCAGATCAGTTACACAGCGATCATTAATCCCAGCTCCGGATCCTCACCCAGGAGTTATCCTCTACCCAGATCGCAGCGTGAAGCGGCTCAGTGAAGGTGGCAGTGAaggtgtgtaagtgtctgaCCGGGTCACACAGCTCATAAAAGGACAGCCGCCCGGCCTCATAGTCCAGGAATATCCCCAACCTCTGACAGGACGGGCGGTGAGATAACCGGATTACTTTACTGTCATGTCTCACTAAATACTGATCATCCAACCACCTCCACAAACCCCAGGACTTCTTATTATATCCAATCACTGACTGATCTCCACTCCTGTCTGTACTGGGATAGGCCATCCCGACAACCCATTCCCCTGATTTACTGCCCTCCACTTCCCAGTAATGTCTCCCTGAGGAGAGGCTCCTGGTGCTTAAAACCTGAGCACAATCCTGAAATCTCTCTGGTGTTTCTGGGTGACTCTGGTTTATTTCTGACCAGGATACAGTTTTGAAGTCACCTGATACATCTACACGATTACCAGCCGTGTTTACATCCAGTAATATGTCTGAAGCCTGAGGAGCATCGAGACGTCTCTTTGCAGCGGTCACAATACCAGCTAAACCTGTGTGTAAAATCACTGAGATCAGACCCTCATCCAGATCATCAATGTCTCTGTCCTCGGTATCCTCTTCATCCTCATCACTCTCAATATCTTCCTCCTCAGTATCCTCTTCATCCTCATCACTCTCAATATCTCCCTCCTCAGGATCACGAAAGTCAGTTCTGTCTGATTCCAGTTCCTGTAAGACAGTTATTGGGTCAGTCATGTTGCACAGCTCCTCGATGTCTTGTATGTTCCTGGACAGTCCCTCCTTCTTTATTTCCAGCTGCTGGATTAGATCTGAGACTCGGAGTAAGACCTGCTCTTCCTGCCGGGAGATCTCACTCAGGACTCTCTTCTCTAGAGCTTCCAGCTGTTCCCTGATGTCTCTAATCAGGGCCGCGACTCGCTCTGTTACTGCAGCTGCTTTTTCTTGCACTTCTGTCCTGCACTCCTGCAGACTCTGGACTCGTTTCTCTGTCTCCTCTCGCGTTGAGGTCAGTTTCTGGAGAAGTTTTCTCAgttcctccttcttcttctcagAGGCTTCATTCAGAGTCTCCACCTGGTGTCCCCTGTGCTCTCCGACCACCCTGCAGTACACAAAGATACAGACAGCATCCTCGGTGCAGTAATATTTCAGGATCTCCCGGTGGACGGAGCATTTTCTGCTCTCCAGTGAAGCGGTGGGTTCCGTTAGGACATGTTCCGGGGACTTGCTGTGTTTCTGTAAGTGTTTCTCGCACAGAGAAGCTTCACACAGCAGACAGGTTTTAGCAGCAGGTACAGGAGAGTCACAGTAAGTACAGGAGACCCCAACGTCCTCCTGCGCTGGGTGAGTAGATAGGAAAGTCTCTATTATGTTACAGAGCTTCCTGGTCTTCTCCATCACAAGACGTTCCTGAAACTCTGCTCTGCACTCAGGACACGAATTAACTCCAGATCCTTCCTGGGTGTCCAGCGCGTTCCCAATACAGACCCGGCAGAAGCTGTGTCCGCATGTCAGGGTTACGGGATCGGTGTAAACGCTCAGGCAGACGGAGCAGGTCAGCTCCTCTCTCAGACCAGCGGACGCCATCACTGAACACAGGAGCAAGAAACGAAACTGAGATTGTCTAGTTTCTCAGAAAGCAGTTTGTAGAACAAATTCCTTATATAGGGTGCGGACAGTTTATCTCACCTGTTCGTATTAACCCTGTAGGGTGTAACTTTTGGGTTATACAAAACCAACTCTTCGTTCCGTAATAAAGTGAAACAGACGTGGcagtaataaaaaacattttttctaacCTTTTATACCTTATCTTAAAAGGGTCGGGCCTTATCTGCGCAAGTGGGCTGTTTTAAACATGTTGTcatgcccctctcacccttacCTGCTCCCCCCTGCTGTCCTCCGTTACTGCATGCCATGCAAAAGCTCCGCGATCACACAGTAGGCCAAAGCCGCGGTCTGTAGTAGCAACATCTTCCCCCGATCGCGGTAGTGCGGTAGGCCGAAACCGCGGCCTAAAGTTGCAGCAAACCTCAGCTTGCTCAAGCATTAACACAATGCAGTACACCTGTAGCAGGGTGGTAATACCTGTAATCCTCATTAAGCATCCACCAGTGAAGGCCACATACAACACTAATGAACCAGGTGCTATGGATTTACCCCTGCCTGGTAACCAATCCAGTAAGGAGCTTGTTCGGCACGGGGAGGAGTAGATAcctgcagcactataaaaaccctttactccagtgttccagaactTTGGTTCCTGTCTGTCCGTGGACttcagcttcctgttctcctctcCTCTGCTCGCTCTGCTACAGACCCTCTATTGGATTCTTCGTTACCTGACCTTTGGTTTCTCTATTGGACTACCCCGTTTGCCTGTTACCTGACCCTTGCCTGGACTACCGTTTATGCTGATCGGCCGCCTGCCCTTGACCTATTGCTTGTTTACTGACACCGCTTTGAACTATCCTCTGCTCTTACGCTCCCAGCCCAATCCTGACACGTGTAGGGGCAGTTTCGTGTATATAGGGTCAGTTATACGTATATAGGGCAGTTTCATTAACTCCTTATCTCTTTTCGGACAAAGACAGAGCTTTAGTGAAAACACATCAGCCGGTAACGTTCACAACATAAGCAGTTTTCAGAGTATCTGGAGCTTTCTGGGATCTGCTGAAGAGGCCCATTTGTTGTGAAGTTAACCCTTTGTCTCCTACAAAAGGAAAAATCGAAACGAGTCCTCAGGCTCATTCATTACGCTGCCTTCTGGCCACAGAGCAACTAAACCTCAAACCAGACCTCTTTACCCCAAAAATGACTCGCTGCCACAGCCGCCACTACCGCATTATGTTTAAGGTTTAAAGAATACCTGAGGAGGCTTCAGTAGCCCCTTGAACCTGCGGTGCTCGAAAAGCtaagtttttaaaataacatcacaAACACAGAACCTCCCATTTTTATAGAAATCCCCCTTTTCTCCGTGTCAAGGAGACGTCCATTTGGTGTCACTTGGACTGGGACCCCGAACGCAGCGTGAAGCGGCTCAGTGAAGGTGGCAGTGAaggtgtgtaagtgtctgaCCGGGCCACACAGCTCATAAAAGGACAGCCGTCCGGCCTCATAGTCCAGGAATATCCCCAACCTCTGACAGGACGGGCGGTGAGATAACCGGATTACTTTACTGTCATGTATCTCTGAATACTGTTCATCCAACCACATCCACAAACCCCAGGACTTCTTATTATATCTGATTCATGACTGATCTCCTCTCCTGTCTATACTGGGATAGGCCATCCCGACACCCCATGCCGCTGATTCACTGACCTCCACTTCCCAGTAATGTCTCCCTGAGGAGAAGCTCCTGGTGCTTAAAACCTGAGAATAATCCTGAAATCTCTCTGGTGTATTCGGGCGACTCTGGTTTATTTCTGACCAGGACAAAGTTTTCAAGTCACCTGATACATCTACACGATTACCAGCCGTGTTTACATCCAGTAATATGTCTGAAGCCTGAGGAGCATCAAGGCATCTCCTATGTTTCTTAGACTCAATGTTCTTTTAAGATTAGGTCGAATCCTAAACCTTTTTCTGCACTCAGACCCTTGGCCGGAAGACTATTGTTTCATGTAAAGAAATCAAGACACAGTAAGCTGTTGGTTTGAGGAATCATGTTGAACTGCATAACTGCATCTAGGTCAGAGGTTggaacaggaaacaggaagtacAAGGCAATGCAATATTACCATAA comes from Spea bombifrons isolate aSpeBom1 chromosome 11, aSpeBom1.2.pri, whole genome shotgun sequence and encodes:
- the LOC128469160 gene encoding E3 ubiquitin/ISG15 ligase TRIM25-like, whose protein sequence is MASAGLREELTCSVCLSVYTDPVTLTCGHSFCRVCIGNALDTQEGSGVNSCPECRAEFQERLVMEKTRKLCNIIETFLSTHPAQEDVGVSCTYCDSPVPAAKTCLLCEASLCEKHLQKHSKSPEHVLTEPTASLESRKCSVHREILKYYCTEDAVCIFVYCRVVGEHRGHQVETLNEASEKKKEELRKLLQKLTSTREETEKRVQSLQECRTEVQEKAAAVTERVAALIRDIREQLEALEKRVLSEISRQEEQVLLRVSDLIQQLEIKKEGLSRNIQDIEELCNMTDPITVLQELESDRTDFRDPEEGDIESDEDEEDTEEEDIESDEDEEDTEDRDIDDLDEGLISVILHTGLAGIVTAAKRRLDAPQASDILLDVNTAGNRVDVSGDFKTVSWSEINQSHPETPERFQDCAQVLSTRSLSSGRHYWEVEGSKSGEWVVGMAYPSTDRSGDQSVIGYNKKSWGLWRWLDDQYLVRHDSKVIRLSHRPSCQRLGIFLDYEAGRLSFYELCDPVRHLHTFTATFTEPLHAAIWVEDNSWVRIRSWD